The Pararhizobium sp. IMCC21322 sequence AAGGTGGAGCCGGCGGTTTTACGGTAAGTTCGAGGCGAGACGTCATGGTCATGTTTCTTTCAGAGGTTGGATATAAAGGTTACTGATCGGTACACTTTATGACTGCGTTAATGTACTGATCGGTAATCTTTGTCAAGAAAAATATCGTGGTGAACGCGGTTGATCATCAAGAATTGGACGTTAAGCAGCATCAACTGTGCGATTCAGCAGCAATCTCTTGAATATTTTCCGTCATTTCTTTATGTACAGAGCAGTTAATGATGAGGTGAAGAAAGTGAGACCTACCAAAAGAGATGAGCTGGTTCAAAAGGCACTGCAGACGTTCTATCAGAACGGCTTCAATGCCACTGGCATGGATATGCTCGTCAAAGAGACCGGCATTTCAAAAACCTCAATGTACAAGCACTTTCGAACCAAGGAGGATTTGATCCTCGCTGTTCTGCGTCTGCGCGATGAGCATTTTCGAAACTGGCTTTATCGTCGGATGGAGGAATTGGCCGATGAACCTCGGGCTCAGTTAATCGCTATGTTCGATGCTCTGGAAGAATGGTTCCAGGAACCGGGTTACAGAGGATGCTTGTTCATTAAAGCGTCGTCGGAATATCAGGATTCCACGCATCCCATTCACATGCAGTCTGCAGATCACAAACGTATGCTGGAAAGACATGTCACAGAACTGGCCCAGAAGGCTAAGATAACCGACCCTGCTGGGTTGGCACGCCAACTCTTGCTGTTGAAAGAAGGTGCGATCGTCACAGCGCATCTCGGGCACACAGAAAATCCGGCACAGGACGCCAAGTCAGCAGCTATTGCTCTGATTGCAGCAAATCACGGACAATAGAATATCAACCTATGTGCTCTCACGGCATTCCAAATACTTCGTGATGTAAAGGCTCAAAACCATTTGTATATCCAGATGCCCGGACTCACTGTGGCACGCGCCAAGCGCAATCGCCTGCAAAGTACTTTTTGCGTCCCCTTGAAGGGAGGCAATGCGGATTTTTCTTCTAAAGTTGCAACACCTTTGTAAACAACTCAACAAGTCCCCATGTCAATTCCCGATAGCGGAGCACCCTGTGAGAAAACTTGTAAAATCTGTTTTTTGCTTCTTGTTCCTTGCAGCATTTACGTCATCTTCCGTTGCTGATCAGTCGCTTGGAATGACAAGTCTTGATGTAGCTGGAGGGGACCATGAGCGTCCATTGCAGCTTTCGCTTTGGTATCCAGCGGAAGGAGGAACGCCCTCACCCGTCGGAGGCAATGCCGTTTTCCTGGGAACAAATGCGGTTCGCAATGCTCCCATAACAGGTGAAAAACATCCCCTTGTGCTCATTTCTCATGGCGGATTGCGGTCGGCAGCTGATTCAGGGGCATGGTTAAGTGCCAAACTTGCCGAATCCGGCTTTCTGACCATAGAGGTCAACGCGCCGCGACCGGGTTCAGCTGCAGAAGCTGCACCGGATAAATCACTCTGGGGCAAGGTCACAGGTTGGTTTGGCTGAACCATATTTGACTTAATTAGACCCTAACCCGCCAAAACCTCAAACTTCCAACCTCAACTCTTGCGGTAGGGAAGTTTGGGGCAATTTGGCGTAAATGCTGTTGCCAACAAAAAGGGTTTTGATTTTGTGCTCCGACTGCGTCGGGCCGACGGCAAAATGCGGTTTGTTCAGGCGGTCGCATCGGTTGAACTGGACGCTAACCAAAGCACCAAAACGGTTTACGGGATATTTCGGGATGTGACCCAAAGCGCATCTGAAAAAGCCATTTCGAAAAATCGAGCGCAATTAGTGACTTCCATGATCGCCAATTCCCCGTCTCCAATCGCAATTTTGGACCGGAAACTGTGCTATCTTCAACTGAGCCCGGCCTGGCTGGAATATCACGGCTTGAAAAATCCAAAATCTTACATTGGCAAATCGCACTATGCAGCCATACCGGAAATTCCCCAGAAGTGGCGGGAAGAACACCAGCGGGTTCTGCGAGGTGAAACTATCTACCGCTCACAATCCATTCAAAAGCGCGAGACAACGCTAGAATCCGGTGCCTGCATGTTTCCTTGACGTACAGCAATGGCGAAATAGGAGGGATCATCATAATGGTCACGGCTCATGGCAATAGAGAAATTGCGCAAAGCAAAGCTGCAGCGAATGTTGAGCGGCTTATGCAGAAAACGGATCACAAAGCACATCGTTTGGGCGAGTTCAGAAAATAGCCGATTTTAAAGCGGCTGATCGAGGCCGATATTTAATTGCTGTTACCGCTCCCATTAGGAACAGTATGCGGTAGTTTTAGTTATACCCAAATAATTTTCACCGCAATTTTGTAGCGAGTTCCGGTAAATAACTTGGAACCTTCAGTTGAATTTAACGTCTTACTTTCTAGAGTCGGGCAGGGCCTCGCGTGCAGTTCAAGCTCGTCATCATTAGTCCTAGGAGAGAGCGACAATCATGACCTTTCATTCGACGTCTGAAGAAAGCCTGATCTGGTTTGGGATATTCAAAGAGTCGATCGATTCCGCCTTTGATGGCATCTTGATTACGGATGCCGTTTTGAATGAGCCCGGTCCTCACATTGTTCATGCCAACCCCGCCTTTTGTCGGTTAACCGGCTATAGCCTGAAAGAGGTAATCGGCCGCAACCCTCGATTTTTGCAGGGACCAGAGACCGACAGACAAGTCATAGAACGGTTGCGGTCCGATCTGGAGAACGGGCGCATCTTTGAAGGCAGCACCCTGAACTACCGAAAAGACGGATCATCCTTCCAGATGCACTGGACAATCTCGCCCGTAAAGAACGAGCAGGGTGAGACCACCCATTATGTCGCCATACAACGCGATGTTACGGAAATTAAGAAAATGCTTTCCATATTAAGACACCGAGCAGTGATCGACGGACTGACTGGCGCTCTGAACAGGGCTGAGTCGGAAACAATCCTGGAAACCGAGATCGAACGAGCCGAGCGGTACGAATCCGCGCTCTCATTGGTCATGCTCGATTTCGATCATTTCAAGAAGATCAACGACGTCCACGGTCATAATGTGGGCGATATGGTTTTGACCAAAGCGACCGAGTTGATCCAATCCTCTATTAGGTCATCAGATCATGTGGGTCGTTGGGGCGGTGAGGAGTTTATAATCATCTTGCCGCAAACAAAAGTCGAAGACGCACAACGCCGCGCCGAAAACATTCGTAGTTGCATTGAAGCAGCAAATATACACGAAGACCTGCAGGTGACGGCAAGTTTTGGCGTTGCTGGGCACAAGCGGGGACTAGACCGGGAAGCGTTGGTCGGGCGGGCAGACAAATGCCTTTATGACGCCAAGAATACAGGTCGAAACCGGGTCTGTGCCATGACTGAAAAGACATAAGCTGTCGCAGGCTTCAAGATTCGACTTCAGGTCCGACGATATTACGGGGTGGAGGCCGCGAGGATGTAAAGCATCTGTCATTAATAAACTGCCAGCCAGTAATTAGCGCGAAGCTGGAGTGAATCATCGATAACGCAAGTCACTTGCATGAACACTTTGAGACGCCTTGAATATCCTCAAAAACTGTTGCAAAAACGATCGTACTTGCGACAACGAAGGTCTACTTCCCAATCGAGTGTTTCTCCGCTGTTTAGGAAGGGTGCAACGGACTGAATGTTCGTTTACTGCGCGGCACGGAACGGCGTTCCTGTCTTGATGTGATCCCGCTCATATCCGAGAACCGCTTCCACGATATCTTGCTGGCCTGCTTCCATGCGCGAGATGTAGTACCACCAGAAGTCTTCGGAGTTCAGCACCTCCTGAGACTTTGCAGACTTCATCGTGAACAGCCTGTTCTGTGCGAATGTGAACCTTGATGGTATCTTTTCGCTCACTTGGCGGTGTGCATAGGCGAGACAGTCCTCGGCCAGCCTTATACAATCCTTTGCGGCGTTGGCGCGTACGACCTCGCGAGGCGTCTGCACCCGATCCGGATTGGTACGTAGGTCACTGTACATCGACGGTTCGCGCCCGCGCTTAAGGTGGAAAATCAGATCAAGCGCCACCTTTAACGATTCGCGCGGGTCAGAGCTGCTCAAGGCCCAACTGCTCAAGGCGTAGCTGATCTTCTGGGCGTGACTTTCCATGACCGCTTTCAGCTTGGTGCAAACTGCTGGATCAGATAGGTTGCGGTTCTGGGCATCGAAACCGAACAGCGCTTTGCCCGCTTCCTCAATGCTCGCCACTGCCAAGAAGTAGGCCCGCGCCATGTGATCATGGTCACGCAAGAGCACCGCTTCAACAAGCAATTCATCGGCGTTACGGAGCGCGGCCTCACTGTAGGAACGTAGAAGTTCTTTAGTGATCTTGGGTATGTGCGGTGAGCCCACGGCTACTCCTGTCGCAAGTGTGGTGAGATGAACCTGCAAATCGAGTTATTTCATACCCATCTCGAATTCTCCAAGTTTTGGAAAATTTGGAGAATCTTTTTGCGACAAAGTTTTGCGACATCTAAGCTGTTGATATAGCTGGGTGCGAAAAACCGTTGCAAAAACCTTCGATTTTGCGACACTTGAGACACAAATTGTCAATTAGGAATAATGAAGATGTCCAATCCATACTCCGCCGCGCATCCCTATCATGGCGACGATTTCGAAATTGAATGCCCAAAATGTGGCGCGAAAAACCGAGTGAGCGTGACTAAACAGGACGGACATAACGAACCGGAAGAATATCACTGTGCCGGATGTTCCGCGCAAATTGGCAAAATTCGAGCATCAATAACTCCAGAAACCTCCCTTATTACTGACTAGGCAATTCAGCTCTTCCTTTTTGCAACGCCTTTTGTGGGTAAGTGAAATCAATCACTTGGCTGTCGCAAAATCTTGTTGCAAAATATCCGCATGAGAATTGGATATGCCCGCGTCTCAACCGTTGACCAAAATCCAAACGCACAGCGCGATGCGCTAAAGGCGGCTGGCTGTGAAAAGGTCGTCACCGAGAAAGTGTCTGGTGCATCGCTCAAGCGGCCAAAACTGGAAAAGCTTTTGCGCTCCCTCGATGCTGGCGATGTTCTGACAGTCTGGCGATTGGATAGGGTAGGGCGGTCATTGCCGCATCTTCTTCAAGTGGTGGCAGACCTCAAAGTGCGGAATATAGGTTTTCAATCACTCAATGAGACAATCGACACGACCACGGCCAATGGTGAACTGATATTCCACCTGTTTGCGTCTATGGCGCAATTTGAACGCTCCCTGATAGTCGAACGCACCCAAGCAGGACTTGTGGCTGCAAAAAAACGCGGCGTGCGCCTAGGGCGACCTTCTGCGCTCACTGCGGCACAAATTAAACACGCTCGCAAATTGATTGAATCAGGCGAACGTCCATCTGCCGTAGCAGAAACTTTAGAAGTTGATAGATCAACGCTCTATAGATATCTAAAAGGGGAGGTCAGCGCATGAGATATCGACTTGAAGGCAATTGGAAAAAGGGGCTTGCATTCGATCTACACACCCTTGCAAGCACTTACCTCGGCACTGATGAATTCGGACATGATAGATGGGACACAACCCGCAGTGAAATGGGCGAATTGGTCTACCAGTTAAAATACCAAAACGATAAATCTGTAGTACCAAAGATTATCGAACTTTTGAAACCCATCGGCAAAATCGAACAGTTCGATGCAATTATCCCCGTACCGTCATCAAAAGATCGCCCTTAGCAACCTGTAGACGAAATAGCTAAAGCTTTGGGGGAACAGAGAAGTGTTCCTGTACTTCAAGGCTACCTAAAAAAAGAAACAGGCATAGAACTAAAAGGCATTGATGATCCTGATGAACGAAAAGAGGCTTTGATGAATTCAATTTCAATACAGGGTGATACCGACATTTCAGGAAATCGTGTACTATTGATAGATGACCTCTATCGATCCGGTGCTACACTGGAAGCATGCTGCCATGTACTTACAGAACAATCAAAAGTCGAATTTGTTTCTGTCTTAACAATGACTAAATCAAGGAGCAAAAGATGACCATCGTTTTTCTATCTGGTTCGCGAAAAATCAATCGAATCAACGACACTGTCAGAAGTCGAGTTCAAAACATGATTGACCAAAATTTTCAGATTGTGGTCGGTGATGCAAATGGTGCAGACAAAGCTCTTCAGGTATTTCTGGATCAAAACCACTATCGGAACGTCACGGTTTTTTGTGCAGGAACCACCTGCCGAAATAATGTCGGTGATTGGCAAACAGATCAAGTTCTGGTCGATAAAAAATTAAGTGGTAGAGATTTCTACACCGAAAAGGACAAAAAAATGGCGGCGGTTGCTGACTATGGGTTTGTGCTGTGGGACGGGAAAAGTGCCGGATCAATCAACAATGTTTTTGAACTTCTAAAGCGCGGTAAGAAAGTAGTGGTCTACCTCTCCCCAAAGAAGGAGTTTTTGACCATCACAGAACCACATGATGTTGATTCACTTCTACAGAACTGTGACAGTGCCGATTATTTATCGCTCAATAAGAAAATCAATATGCGCCGACATATGGACGATTTACACTCAACTTCGCAAGGTTCATTCAGCATTTGACACGCCAGTAATCAGAACAGATTTTCGTCGCCGTTTGGCCTCTAAAAAGTTCCATAATGAACGTTATGCGCCACTGGGCATATTTTAAGTCCCTCAAAACAGACATGAAACTGTATGCTTACAAGCAAAAAGGTGCCGCACACCTAATCCGCCAGCTTCCCCGCAAACTCCTCAAACGATCCGCCACCACCCTTGCGGTGGAAATACAGCCTTTGCGCCAGCGCTCGCAGGGGCGGGGTGCCGATGAGCAAATTATACATCCAGTTTGGCGGGCCATAGCTCAGCGCGCTGCGGAGGGCGGATTTGATGCGGAAGCGCGGCAGATCACTATCGATGATTTGTTCCGGCGGCGGGCCTGCATTCAGCAGATGGTCGGCAATGGCGTGGGCGGAGCGGCGGCCGAATTCGAAGGAGAGTTTGATGCCGCCTGCTGTCAGCGGCGAGACAAGGCCGGCGGAATCCCCCATCAGCATCACACCATCAGTGGCGTAAGGGCGCACCAGCCCGCCGCAGGGGATGACGCCTGAACGACGTTCGACAATCTCGGCCTTTGAATATTTGAACCGCGCTTCCGTCTGGTCGATGAAGCGCTGCAGCGCAGGTTTGGCGTCGCCTTTGGTGGCGAGGCCAATCTGCGTTACTTTTGGCCCCGGCGCGGCCCAGGCGATGTAGCCCGGCGCGATGCTGGAGTCCAAAAAGCAGTGCAGAAAGCGCGGATCGAAACTGTCGAGGCCAGCATATTCCGCCTCGACCCCGATTAGAAATTTAGTGTTTTTGGCAAGGCCAAAAGCGTCTGCCACCTGGGATTTGGCCCCATCGCAGCCCAGCAGATAGCGCGCTGTGATCGCTGGCTGCTCCAGATGCACCAGACCGCCCTCATAGCGCCCTGTCGTAAAGCGGGTATCGCAGAGGATTTTAACGCCAGCACGAATGGCCTCATCTGCCAGCCAGCGCATCAAGGCCGCGGTATCGGTGGTCAGGAACGCGTAGCCAGGGGCAAACAAATCCATATGTTTGGTAGAGGGGGCATAGAGCCGTATGCCATGCACGCGCCGCGTCACAGTATGTGGAATATCCACCGTTTCGGCCGCTTCGCGCACCACAATTCCGGTGGTGTGAATGCGCGCACCCGGGTCCTTCTTGGCTTCAATCACCACCACTTTCAGCCCGCGCAAAGCGGCTGAGCGGGCAGCTGTCAGCCCGGCAAAACTGGCACCCACAATGGCCAGATCATAATCGGCGACCACACTCATGAAGCAGCTTTCAGGGCCCCGGCATCTTTGGAGAGCGGGGTTATTCTAAGCGAGGTAATGCGGTTTCTTTGCCGGCGTAATATACGGAAACGAAAGCCGTAAAACGTAAAGGCCTGCCCCGGTTCCGGAATGGTTTGCACCGCATGAATGACAAGACCGGCAATGGTCGTTGCCTCTTCATCCGGCAGCGACCAGTCCATGGCGCGGTTCAAATCGCGCACCGGCACCGTGCCTTCCACATTCACCGAACCATCGGGTTGCGGAACCACACCCTGAATCTCCAAATCATGCTCGTCGGCAATTTCCCCGACAATTTCCTCCAGAATATCTTCCAGCGTTACCAGACCCTGCACTTCGCCATACTCATCCACCACCAGTGCAAAATGCACCTTGCGTTTCAAAAAGGCGTTGAGCTGTGCCTTGAGGCTGGTCGTATCCGGTACAAACCAGGGTTTTGTGGCAATCTCGGTGATGTCCAGCTTTTCCACATTACCACTTTGCGCCTGCAGCGAGCGCAGCAGATCCTTGGCATGCAGCACGCCGACAATATTATCCGGATCACCGCGCCAGATGGGAATGCGCGTATAGGGGCTGGCCAGCGCCATATCCACCAAAGCGGATGGGCTTTCATCCGCGTTCAGCACCATCATGCCGGTGCGGTGAACCATGATGTCGGAGACTTCCAGCTCATTCAGATCCAGCAGACCACCAATACGGTCGCGATCATCCTTCACCAGACCACCTTCTGAATGCTGCAGATCAACGGTGCCACGCAGTTCTTCATGGGCGGACAGAATATCCTGATCGCCGATATTGGCGCCAAATCTGTTGAGAACCAGTTTCACAAACGCTTCAATGGCAATCACCACCGGGCTGAAGACAGCAACGATAACGCGAACAACCGGAGAAACCGTCA is a genomic window containing:
- a CDS encoding recombinase family protein, giving the protein MRIGYARVSTVDQNPNAQRDALKAAGCEKVVTEKVSGASLKRPKLEKLLRSLDAGDVLTVWRLDRVGRSLPHLLQVVADLKVRNIGFQSLNETIDTTTANGELIFHLFASMAQFERSLIVERTQAGLVAAKKRGVRLGRPSALTAAQIKHARKLIESGERPSAVAETLEVDRSTLYRYLKGEVSA
- a CDS encoding TetR/AcrR family transcriptional regulator, producing MRPTKRDELVQKALQTFYQNGFNATGMDMLVKETGISKTSMYKHFRTKEDLILAVLRLRDEHFRNWLYRRMEELADEPRAQLIAMFDALEEWFQEPGYRGCLFIKASSEYQDSTHPIHMQSADHKRMLERHVTELAQKAKITDPAGLARQLLLLKEGAIVTAHLGHTENPAQDAKSAAIALIAANHGQ
- a CDS encoding HlyC/CorC family transporter; the protein is MTSALWLTILAIMVLIIVSAFFSGSETALTAASRARMHAFEKAGDERAAIVQRLIQTRERLIGALLLGNNLVNILASALATSLFITLFGDTGVVYATLVMTAVVLVFAEVMPKTLAISNPDRFALTVSPVVRVIVAVFSPVVIAIEAFVKLVLNRFGANIGDQDILSAHEELRGTVDLQHSEGGLVKDDRDRIGGLLDLNELEVSDIMVHRTGMMVLNADESPSALVDMALASPYTRIPIWRGDPDNIVGVLHAKDLLRSLQAQSGNVEKLDITEIATKPWFVPDTTSLKAQLNAFLKRKVHFALVVDEYGEVQGLVTLEDILEEIVGEIADEHDLEIQGVVPQPDGSVNVEGTVPVRDLNRAMDWSLPDEEATTIAGLVIHAVQTIPEPGQAFTFYGFRFRILRRQRNRITSLRITPLSKDAGALKAAS
- a CDS encoding diguanylate cyclase yields the protein MTFHSTSEESLIWFGIFKESIDSAFDGILITDAVLNEPGPHIVHANPAFCRLTGYSLKEVIGRNPRFLQGPETDRQVIERLRSDLENGRIFEGSTLNYRKDGSSFQMHWTISPVKNEQGETTHYVAIQRDVTEIKKMLSILRHRAVIDGLTGALNRAESETILETEIERAERYESALSLVMLDFDHFKKINDVHGHNVGDMVLTKATELIQSSIRSSDHVGRWGGEEFIIILPQTKVEDAQRRAENIRSCIEAANIHEDLQVTASFGVAGHKRGLDREALVGRADKCLYDAKNTGRNRVCAMTEKT
- a CDS encoding NAD(P)/FAD-dependent oxidoreductase; translated protein: MSVVADYDLAIVGASFAGLTAARSAALRGLKVVVIEAKKDPGARIHTTGIVVREAAETVDIPHTVTRRVHGIRLYAPSTKHMDLFAPGYAFLTTDTAALMRWLADEAIRAGVKILCDTRFTTGRYEGGLVHLEQPAITARYLLGCDGAKSQVADAFGLAKNTKFLIGVEAEYAGLDSFDPRFLHCFLDSSIAPGYIAWAAPGPKVTQIGLATKGDAKPALQRFIDQTEARFKYSKAEIVERRSGVIPCGGLVRPYATDGVMLMGDSAGLVSPLTAGGIKLSFEFGRRSAHAIADHLLNAGPPPEQIIDSDLPRFRIKSALRSALSYGPPNWMYNLLIGTPPLRALAQRLYFHRKGGGGSFEEFAGKLAD
- a CDS encoding AbiV family abortive infection protein, with the protein product MGSPHIPKITKELLRSYSEAALRNADELLVEAVLLRDHDHMARAYFLAVASIEEAGKALFGFDAQNRNLSDPAVCTKLKAVMESHAQKISYALSSWALSSSDPRESLKVALDLIFHLKRGREPSMYSDLRTNPDRVQTPREVVRANAAKDCIRLAEDCLAYAHRQVSEKIPSRFTFAQNRLFTMKSAKSQEVLNSEDFWWYYISRMEAGQQDIVEAVLGYERDHIKTGTPFRAAQ
- a CDS encoding PAS domain-containing protein, which encodes MLRLRRADGKMRFVQAVASVELDANQSTKTVYGIFRDVTQSASEKAISKNRAQLVTSMIANSPSPIAILDRKLCYLQLSPAWLEYHGLKNPKSYIGKSHYAAIPEIPQKWREEHQRVLRGETIYRSQSIQKRETTLESGACMFP